In Paramisgurnus dabryanus chromosome 7, PD_genome_1.1, whole genome shotgun sequence, the following are encoded in one genomic region:
- the asip1 gene encoding agouti signaling protein 1 isoform X2, with amino-acid sequence MGSFAFECTKDIRERRLKMVRNSCCVNVHTHMVMENQHISSQTTISVYQTNHTDTPPVLIVGLSTPKKNKKLEKKPKKNKYSTRVKKPPPPANCVQLWGSCKGPSAVCCDPCAFCYCRLFKTVCYCRMGNPKC; translated from the exons ATGGGTAGTTTCGCTTTTGAATGCACCAAGGATATAAGAGAAAGGAGGTTGAAAATGGTGAGAAACT CCTGCTGTGTAAATGTACATACACACATGGTTATGGAGAACCAACACATTTCCAGTCAAACAACCATCAGTGTATATCAAACAAATCATACAGATACACCGCCTGTGCTTATTGTTG GGCTGTCAACACCTAAGAAGAATAAGAAATTAGAAAAGAAACCAAAAAAG AACAAATACAGCACCCGTGTAAAGAAACCTCCGCCGCCGGCGAACTGCGTCCAGCTGTGGGGAAGCTGCAAGGGTCCGAGCGCAGTCTGCTGCGATCCCTGCGCCTTCTGCTACTGCCGACTCTTCAAAACCGTCTGCTACTGCCGCATGGGTAACCCCAAATGCTGA
- the asip1 gene encoding agouti signaling protein 1 isoform X1, producing MNPSLLLCCLVLCLACCVNVHTHMVMENQHISSQTTISVYQTNHTDTPPVLIVGLSTPKKNKKLEKKPKKNKYSTRVKKPPPPANCVQLWGSCKGPSAVCCDPCAFCYCRLFKTVCYCRMGNPKC from the exons ATGAATCCGTCGTTGTTGCTGTGCTGTTTGGTGCTATGTTTAGCCTGCTGTGTAAATGTACATACACACATGGTTATGGAGAACCAACACATTTCCAGTCAAACAACCATCAGTGTATATCAAACAAATCATACAGATACACCGCCTGTGCTTATTGTTG GGCTGTCAACACCTAAGAAGAATAAGAAATTAGAAAAGAAACCAAAAAAG AACAAATACAGCACCCGTGTAAAGAAACCTCCGCCGCCGGCGAACTGCGTCCAGCTGTGGGGAAGCTGCAAGGGTCCGAGCGCAGTCTGCTGCGATCCCTGCGCCTTCTGCTACTGCCGACTCTTCAAAACCGTCTGCTACTGCCGCATGGGTAACCCCAAATGCTGA